A single window of Macaca mulatta isolate MMU2019108-1 chromosome 17, T2T-MMU8v2.0, whole genome shotgun sequence DNA harbors:
- the EEF1AKMT1 gene encoding EEF1A lysine methyltransferase 1 isoform X3, giving the protein MSDLEDDETPQLSAHALAALQEFYAEQKQQIDLGEDDKYNIGIIEENWQLSQFWYSQETALRLAQEAIAAVGEGGRVACVSAPSVYQKLRELCRENFTVYIFEYDKRFAMYGEEFIFYDYNNPLDLPERIAAHSFDIVIADPPYLSEECLRKTSETIKYLTRGKILLCTGAIMEEQAAELLGVKMCTFVPKHTRNLANEFRCYVNYDSGLDCGI; this is encoded by the exons ATGAGTGATTTGGAAGATGACGAGACACCCCAGCTTTCTGCCCACGCCTTAGCAGCTCTCCAGGAATTTTATGCtgagcaaaaacaacaaattGACCTAGGCGAGGATGATAAATATAACATTGGAATAATAGAAGAGAATTGG CAGTTGAGCCAGTTTTGGTATAGTCAGGAAACTGCTCTGCGACTTGCACAGGAGGCAATTGCAGCTGTAGGAGAAGGTGGCAG AGTCGCATGTGTGAGTGCCCCTAGTGTTTACCAGAAACTCAGAGAGCTGTGCAGAGAAAACTTTACTGTATATATCTTTGAATATGACAAAAGATTTGCCATGTATGGAGAGGAGTTTATTTTCTATGATTACAATAATCCATTGGACTTACCCGAAAGAATTGCTGCACATAGTTTTGACATCGTAATAGCAGATCCTCCCTATCTTTCGGAGGAATGTCTCAGAAAAACATCAGAAACCATCAAGTACCTGACACGGGGCAAGATTCTGCTGTGCACAG GTGCCATCATGGAAGAACAGGCAGCAGAGCTCCTTGGAGTGAAGATGTGCACGTTTGTTCCAAAACACACCCGGAACTTGGCAAATGAGTTCCGCTGTTATGTGAATTATGATTCTGGGCTGGACTGTGGGATCTAA
- the EEF1AKMT1 gene encoding EEF1A lysine methyltransferase 1 isoform X7, translated as MSDLEDDETPQLSAHALAALQEFYAEQKQQIDLGEDDKYNIGIIEENWQLSQFWYSQETALRLAQEAIAAVGEGGRVACVSAPSVYQKLRELCRENFTVYIFEYDKRFAMYGEEFIFYDYNNPLDLPERIAAHSFDIVIADPPYLSEECLRKTSETIKYLTRGKILLCTVGAGSL; from the exons ATGAGTGATTTGGAAGATGACGAGACACCCCAGCTTTCTGCCCACGCCTTAGCAGCTCTCCAGGAATTTTATGCtgagcaaaaacaacaaattGACCTAGGCGAGGATGATAAATATAACATTGGAATAATAGAAGAGAATTGG CAGTTGAGCCAGTTTTGGTATAGTCAGGAAACTGCTCTGCGACTTGCACAGGAGGCAATTGCAGCTGTAGGAGAAGGTGGCAG AGTCGCATGTGTGAGTGCCCCTAGTGTTTACCAGAAACTCAGAGAGCTGTGCAGAGAAAACTTTACTGTATATATCTTTGAATATGACAAAAGATTTGCCATGTATGGAGAGGAGTTTATTTTCTATGATTACAATAATCCATTGGACTTACCCGAAAGAATTGCTGCACATAGTTTTGACATCGTAATAGCAGATCCTCCCTATCTTTCGGAGGAATGTCTCAGAAAAACATCAGAAACCATCAAGTACCTGACACGGGGCAAGATTCTGCTGTGCACAG
- the EEF1AKMT1 gene encoding EEF1A lysine methyltransferase 1 isoform X6, translating to MSDLEDDETPQLSAHALAALQEFYAEQKQQIDLGEDDKYNIGIIEENWQLSQFWYSQETALRLAQEAIAAVGEGGRVACVSAPSVYQKLRELCRENFTVYIFEYDKRFAMYGEEFIFYDYNNPLDLPERIAAHSFDIVIADPPYLSEECLRKTSETIKYLTRGKILLCTARQKSSPSPH from the exons ATGAGTGATTTGGAAGATGACGAGACACCCCAGCTTTCTGCCCACGCCTTAGCAGCTCTCCAGGAATTTTATGCtgagcaaaaacaacaaattGACCTAGGCGAGGATGATAAATATAACATTGGAATAATAGAAGAGAATTGG CAGTTGAGCCAGTTTTGGTATAGTCAGGAAACTGCTCTGCGACTTGCACAGGAGGCAATTGCAGCTGTAGGAGAAGGTGGCAG AGTCGCATGTGTGAGTGCCCCTAGTGTTTACCAGAAACTCAGAGAGCTGTGCAGAGAAAACTTTACTGTATATATCTTTGAATATGACAAAAGATTTGCCATGTATGGAGAGGAGTTTATTTTCTATGATTACAATAATCCATTGGACTTACCCGAAAGAATTGCTGCACATAGTTTTGACATCGTAATAGCAGATCCTCCCTATCTTTCGGAGGAATGTCTCAGAAAAACATCAGAAACCATCAAGTACCTGACACGGGGCAAGATTCTGCTGTGCACAG ctagacagaaaagttctccaagtccccactag
- the EEF1AKMT1 gene encoding EEF1A lysine methyltransferase 1 isoform X5, protein MSDLEDDETPQLSAHALAALQEFYAEQKQQIDLGEDDKYNIGIIEENWQLSQFWYSQETALRLAQEAIAAVGEGGRVACVSAPSVYQKLRELCRENFTVYIFEYDKRFAMYGEEFIFYDYNNPLDLPERIAAHSFDIVIADPPYLSEECLRKTSETIKYLTRGKILLCTDVESCSVTKAAVQ, encoded by the exons ATGAGTGATTTGGAAGATGACGAGACACCCCAGCTTTCTGCCCACGCCTTAGCAGCTCTCCAGGAATTTTATGCtgagcaaaaacaacaaattGACCTAGGCGAGGATGATAAATATAACATTGGAATAATAGAAGAGAATTGG CAGTTGAGCCAGTTTTGGTATAGTCAGGAAACTGCTCTGCGACTTGCACAGGAGGCAATTGCAGCTGTAGGAGAAGGTGGCAG AGTCGCATGTGTGAGTGCCCCTAGTGTTTACCAGAAACTCAGAGAGCTGTGCAGAGAAAACTTTACTGTATATATCTTTGAATATGACAAAAGATTTGCCATGTATGGAGAGGAGTTTATTTTCTATGATTACAATAATCCATTGGACTTACCCGAAAGAATTGCTGCACATAGTTTTGACATCGTAATAGCAGATCCTCCCTATCTTTCGGAGGAATGTCTCAGAAAAACATCAGAAACCATCAAGTACCTGACACGGGGCAAGATTCTGCTGTGCACAG